A genomic region of Papaver somniferum cultivar HN1 chromosome 7, ASM357369v1, whole genome shotgun sequence contains the following coding sequences:
- the LOC113294027 gene encoding putative F-box protein At3g47150: MAFLSPLLGFGPRLSGGRHHRRQQSRVAKANIKYNNVLNHTPKKFGSRSGLKPRGQKRKQMEGETREKTKKRSKVCCDHNEVNAISNTVSSKNSGVVLNLNNHVTVEILSRLPPKSLLRFKCVCKNWFHLIQKDTTFINLHFERSKSRPRLFVTNQIEYQKKYNLMTFDILLGGTVGGVSTLTLNTIQEMDFTKYDMMLKPVNGLIGFFSNTRDDPGVCICNPSTGEVTPWIESKLLRVKTNISHKRYMGSPNANCTLGYDPATKEHKVVGIWVQFVSTYLLSEGDANDKDRQKIIVAFDVGSEKFRTITVPSYIFDQPPDYDNDDDRNKKHSTSSWTRVTMELPYTLDEHHSEFRINPIPGTNQIILSSYVKTADWKIFDTAYHSYNWKTKSFNEIEISGIPSSVPFFTSESSVAIFFEHLLPLR; the protein is encoded by the exons ATGGCGTTTCTTTCTCCACTGCTTGGTTTC GGACCACGACTATCTGGTGGTCGGCATCATCGCCGTCAACAAAGCAGGGTTGCGAAAGCTAATATTAAGTATAATAACGTATTAAACCACACACCCAAAAAATTTGGTTCTCGTTCCGGACTGAAACCTCGTGGCCAGAAAAGGAAGCAAATGGAGGGAGAGACTCGggagaagacgaagaaaagaagtAAAGTTTGTTGTGATCACAATGAAGTAAATGCTATATCAAACACCGTTAGCAGTAAGAATAGTGGTGTGGTTTTAAATCTGAATAACCATGTCACTGTTGAGATATTGAGCAGGCTCCCACCGAAGTCACTACTGAGATTTAAGTGTGTTTGCAAGAATTGGTTTCACTTAATTCAAAAAGATACAACATTTATCAATCTGCATTTTGAGCGGTCAAAATCACGACCTCGTCTCTTCGTCACCAATCAAATTGAGTATCAGAAGAAGTATAATTTAATGACGTTTGACATATTGCTTGGAGGCACTGTTGGAGGTGTATCAACTTTAACGTTAAACACCATACAAGAGATGGACTTTACTAAATATGATATGATGTTGAAACCTGTAAATGGTTTAATAGGTTTCTTCAGCAATACAAGAGACGACCCTGGTGTCTGTATATGCAACCCGAGTACCGGAGAAGTTACACCATGGATTGAATCAAAATTGTTACGCGTTAAAACTAACATAAGTCACAAAAGGTATATGGGTTCCCCAAATGCTAATTGTACATTGGGATATGATCCTGCCACTAAGGAACATAAGGTGGTTGGCATATGGGTACAGTTTGTGAG CACTTATTTGCTTTCGGAAGGTGATGCTAATGATAAGGATAGACAAAAGATCATTGTGGCATTTGATGTTGGAAGTGAGAAGTTCAGAACAATTACGGTCCCAAGTTACATCTTTGATCAGCCTCCTGACTATGATA ATGATGATGATAGAAACAAGAAACACTCAACAAGTTCTTGGACTCGAGTAACTATGGAGCTACCTTACACTCTGGATGAACATCACAGTGAATTTCGTATAAATCCAATTCCAGGAACAAACCAAATAATCCTAAGCTCTTATGTTAAAACAGCTGATTGGAAAATATTTGACACTGCTTATCACTCatataattggaaaacaaagagcTTCAATGAGATTGAGATCAGTGGGATCCCCTCCTCGGTTCCATTTTTTACCTCGGAATCAAGCGTTGCAATTTTCTTCGAGCACCTTTTGCCTCTTCGGTAG
- the LOC113294026 gene encoding F-box/kelch-repeat protein At3g06240-like, with protein sequence MNGEVGLMLHHYNEICILSYDPSSSICMVKDQGKFYQDGIDFFGCCHGLVLLRLVDRDRSHIITLWNPATDEYRNLPHPTYEFEDRNDYIEYGFGYDNRLEDYKVVSIASADEDHIEVQVYTLKSNSWRRVENSNLLYCVDQLINRGTPDMSRLPVDGAIYWIAETETKTSPSKDYEVIIYFNIETEQFDEMPFPDLFDESYDTNLCVLGGSLCLLGFNTDIGSAAVWEWKLNGVKKSWTKLFTIDLQKHFGGLLTDLMPLLSLKNGEILFGFDIETGSQIAVYDPKHDTIRILIDVDEGLKGFYPHHASIYVECEVSLDKGTYLRDIMMENPDEERAHNSNYHFQEGNGEENEEEEVEGTGNAKKKIKQI encoded by the coding sequence ATGAATGGGGAAGTTGGTCTCATGCTTCATCATTACAATGAAATTTGTATTTTAAGTTATGATCCATCATCATCTATTTGCATGGTGAAAGATCAAGGTAAATTTTACCAGGATGGAATTGATTTTTTTGGATGTTGTCATGGCCTGGTACTGCTAAGGCTTGTTGATAGGGATCGCTCGCACATCATTACCCTTTGGAATCCAGCTACTGACGAATATAGGAATTTACCGCATCCGACATATGAATTTGAGGACCGAAATGATTACATCGAGTATGGATTTGGTTATGATAACCGGCTTGAGGATTATAAAGTGGTAAGTATTGCGTCTGCTGATGAAGATCACATTGAGGTTCAGGTCTATACATTGAAATCCAATTCATGGAGGCGGGTTGAGAATTCGAACTTGTTGTATTGTGTTGATCAACTTATTAATAGAGGCACACCGGATATGTCTCGACTGCCTGTTGATGGAGCTATTTACTGGATAGCAGAAACTGAAACTAAGACTTCGCCATCCAAAGACTATgaagtaattatttattttaatattgaGACAGAGCAGTTTGATGAAATGCCGTTCCCTGACTTGTTCGATGAAAGTTATGACACGAATTTGTGTGTTTTAGGAGGATCTCTTTGCTTACTTGGCTTCAATACTGACATTGGTTCTGCAGCTGTGTGGGAGTGGAAGCTCAATGGAGTGAAAAAATCATGGACCAAGCTTTTTACCATAGACTTGCAAAAACATTTTGGTGGGTTGCTTACAGATTTGATGCCGTTACTGTCTTTGAAGAATGGTGAGATTTTGTTCGGATTTGATATCGAGACTGGTTCTCAAATAGCTGTATATGACCCAAAGCACGACACCATTAGAATTCTTATCGACGTGGATGAGGGTTTGAAAGGCTTCTACCCTCACCATGCTTCTATCTATGTGGAGTGCGAAGTATCACTTGACAAAGGCACTTATCTAAGGGACATAATGATGGAAAACCCAGATGAAGAACGTGCCCACAACTCTAACTACCACTTTCAGGAAGGAAAtggtgaagaaaatgaagaagaagaagtagagggtACCGGGAATGCAAAGAAGAAAATCAAGCAAATTTGA